One window of the Leptospira koniambonensis genome contains the following:
- the cutA gene encoding divalent-cation tolerance protein CutA, producing the protein MSYRTFYVTTKNETEALKIAETLVNERLVACANLIPGMKSIYRWHGRLEHNQETVLLLKTKDSEAEKVVARISELHSYTVPCIVSWEIKEANQKYLRWIDSEIGK; encoded by the coding sequence ATGAGCTATCGAACTTTTTACGTCACCACGAAGAATGAGACAGAGGCTTTAAAAATCGCGGAAACTTTAGTGAACGAAAGACTGGTTGCCTGTGCCAATTTGATCCCTGGTATGAAATCTATTTATAGATGGCATGGAAGACTGGAGCATAATCAGGAAACGGTTCTTTTATTAAAAACTAAAGATTCTGAGGCGGAAAAAGTCGTAGCAAGAATTTCGGAACTACATAGTTACACGGTCCCTTGTATCGTTTCCTGGGAAATCAAAGAGGCGAACCAAAAGTATTTGCGTTGGATAGATTCGGAAATCGGAAAATAA
- a CDS encoding acyl-CoA dehydrogenase family protein, producing the protein MDFALSDDQKALRGLARDFAKNEIRPKAEHHDKTGEYPLQILKKAWEIGLMNIHIPEKYNGAGMTELDDTIIGEELFWGCSAMATAILANNLALAPVLIGASDEVLKKWIQPMTEQFQLCAYAVTEPGAGSDVAGIRTTARKVGDEYIINGSKMWITNAGYADWFFVLTKTDPAAGHKGITGFIVSSKTPGVVVGKKELNMGQKCSDTRGITFEEVKVHKSQMIGKEGDGFKIAMGAFDHTRPGVAIGAVGVARAAMEHALEYAKTRTAFGKPIMENQAISFMIAEMARDIEAGRLLCHQAAWLIDNGFRNTYQASIAKVFCADACMRITTDAVQVLGGYGFNSEYPVEKLMRDAKIFQIYEGTSQIQRLIISRYLTEGKGIEGPNL; encoded by the coding sequence ATGGATTTCGCTCTTTCAGACGATCAAAAAGCGCTCAGAGGCCTTGCCAGAGATTTTGCAAAAAATGAGATTCGCCCAAAAGCAGAACATCATGATAAAACGGGAGAGTATCCTCTTCAGATCTTGAAAAAAGCCTGGGAAATCGGCTTAATGAATATCCATATTCCGGAAAAATATAACGGAGCCGGAATGACCGAGTTAGATGATACAATCATCGGAGAGGAATTATTCTGGGGTTGTTCTGCAATGGCAACTGCTATCCTTGCAAACAACTTGGCATTGGCACCAGTTCTTATCGGAGCAAGTGACGAGGTCCTGAAAAAATGGATTCAGCCTATGACTGAACAATTCCAACTCTGCGCTTACGCAGTTACAGAACCTGGTGCAGGTTCTGACGTTGCGGGAATCCGCACTACTGCAAGAAAAGTTGGAGACGAATATATCATCAACGGTTCCAAAATGTGGATCACTAACGCAGGTTATGCGGATTGGTTTTTCGTACTTACTAAAACTGATCCTGCTGCAGGTCATAAAGGTATCACAGGATTTATAGTTAGCTCCAAAACCCCAGGTGTGGTAGTCGGCAAAAAAGAATTGAACATGGGACAAAAATGTTCCGACACCCGAGGGATCACTTTCGAAGAAGTGAAAGTCCATAAAAGCCAAATGATCGGTAAAGAAGGCGATGGATTTAAGATCGCAATGGGAGCATTTGATCATACTCGTCCGGGTGTTGCGATCGGAGCAGTTGGTGTTGCGAGAGCTGCCATGGAACATGCATTAGAATATGCAAAGACTAGAACTGCATTTGGTAAACCGATCATGGAGAACCAAGCTATTTCCTTTATGATAGCAGAGATGGCGAGAGATATAGAAGCAGGAAGACTTCTTTGTCACCAAGCTGCTTGGTTGATCGATAACGGTTTCAGAAATACTTACCAAGCTTCTATCGCTAAGGTATTCTGCGCAGATGCTTGTATGAGAATCACAACTGACGCAGTTCAAGTATTAGGTGGTTACGGTTTTAACTCTGAATACCCAGTTGAAAAACTGATGAGAGATGCAAAAATTTTCCAAATTTATGAGGGAACTTCTCAAATCCAAAGATTGATCATCTCTCGTTACCTAACAGAAGGTAAAGGGATAGAAGGACCGAACCTCTGA
- the trpE gene encoding anthranilate synthase component I — translation METPVSLFAKWGGTEAKHSFLLESVEGGENVGRNSFLGKDPYRLLYGKNGLFYVSKRKEPETEIITYDPLFLLEYSMGDDKYVPDHRLPSFQGGAVGFLSFGAVRYYENIPDTKPEDEPAPDAYFALYDEVLVVDHVDRLLRIVVNARLSEYEDPKACYEATLERIDAIEKEIREGELPGWVKHPLESKEKLEYTPNIPDEDYKKAVQKAKEYIYAGDIFQVVPSRKLEFRPGVPPFQVYRGLRTVNPSPYMYFLKLDDISLVGSSPEIMVKCKDRKTYLRPIAGTRPRGANPEADKLLEENLLADPKEIAEHIMLVDLGRNDLGRVCEAGSVRVEDFKIIEKYSHVMHIVSQCSGILEEEKSVYDLLRATLPAGTVSGAPKIRAMEIIDELERTRRGIYSGALGYISYQGDTDMAIVIRTISFYGEKAFVQAGGGVVYDSSPEGELEETKNKMAALLRAVDFARNGLKGEWNR, via the coding sequence TTGGAAACCCCGGTGTCTCTTTTTGCAAAATGGGGAGGCACCGAGGCCAAACATTCTTTTCTTCTAGAATCAGTAGAAGGTGGAGAGAATGTCGGTAGGAATTCCTTCTTAGGAAAAGATCCGTATCGATTGCTCTACGGTAAGAACGGTCTATTCTATGTTTCAAAAAGAAAAGAACCTGAAACAGAGATAATCACTTATGATCCGTTATTCCTATTGGAATATTCTATGGGAGACGATAAATACGTTCCGGATCATAGACTTCCTTCCTTCCAAGGTGGAGCAGTAGGATTTCTTTCCTTTGGTGCCGTACGTTATTACGAAAATATTCCAGATACTAAACCAGAAGATGAACCAGCACCAGATGCATACTTTGCGTTATACGATGAGGTTCTTGTAGTAGATCATGTGGATCGTCTTTTAAGGATCGTTGTAAATGCACGTCTTTCAGAATACGAAGATCCTAAAGCTTGTTACGAAGCTACATTAGAAAGAATTGATGCAATCGAAAAAGAGATCAGAGAAGGAGAACTTCCTGGTTGGGTTAAGCATCCGTTAGAATCCAAAGAAAAGTTAGAATACACTCCTAATATTCCTGACGAAGATTATAAAAAAGCAGTTCAGAAAGCTAAGGAATATATTTACGCGGGAGATATCTTCCAAGTAGTTCCTTCTAGAAAGTTGGAATTCCGACCAGGTGTTCCTCCTTTCCAAGTGTATCGCGGATTAAGAACTGTAAATCCAAGTCCTTATATGTATTTCCTAAAGTTGGATGATATTTCCTTGGTGGGATCTTCTCCTGAGATCATGGTAAAATGTAAGGATAGAAAAACTTACCTCCGACCAATCGCAGGTACAAGACCTAGAGGAGCGAATCCGGAAGCAGACAAACTTTTGGAAGAGAATCTTTTAGCGGATCCCAAAGAGATCGCTGAACATATTATGCTCGTTGACCTAGGAAGAAATGACTTAGGTAGAGTTTGCGAAGCAGGAAGTGTTCGAGTAGAAGATTTCAAAATTATAGAAAAATATTCCCACGTTATGCATATCGTAAGCCAATGTTCCGGCATTTTGGAAGAAGAAAAATCGGTTTACGATCTTCTCCGCGCAACTCTTCCTGCGGGAACAGTTTCAGGTGCACCTAAGATCAGAGCTATGGAAATCATAGACGAATTAGAAAGGACACGACGAGGAATTTATTCAGGAGCCTTAGGTTATATTTCTTACCAAGGAGATACTGACATGGCAATCGTGATCCGCACTATCTCTTTTTACGGAGAGAAGGCATTCGTCCAAGCAGGTGGTGGAGTAGTTTATGATTCTTCCCCCGAAGGCGAATTAGAAGAGACCAAAAACAAAATGGCCGCATTACTACGTGCAGTAGACTTCGCAAGAAACGGATTGAAAGGAGAATGGAATAGATGA
- a CDS encoding patatin-like phospholipase family protein gives MAPKKSPNLIFKKSYDALALNSAFFGFYAHSGFSLGLKEIGFKPAAIAGSSSGALIGSLVSAGIPPEEITRFILTLQKSDFWDGNFFSQFLKPFRKGLKNYSGILSGKKIRALLEPYLGGKDISEMPIKMGIAVSNLTKGIRELKTEGNIVDMIMASMTFPILFEVPNLNGEEFLDGGVADAEPIKEFILDPSIKRIVIHDIENRKPVSDKILMRAFDSCVSVIASETRDLKELLAKKYGKKIIRVVTNTPYLHPNKMENGRLALELGRRSAHFMKSQILGA, from the coding sequence ATGGCTCCCAAAAAATCGCCTAATCTTATCTTTAAAAAATCGTATGACGCATTAGCTTTGAATTCCGCATTTTTCGGATTCTATGCGCACTCCGGTTTCTCTCTCGGACTAAAAGAGATCGGTTTTAAACCTGCGGCTATCGCGGGCTCTAGCTCAGGAGCTTTAATCGGTTCCTTAGTTTCAGCAGGAATTCCTCCAGAAGAGATCACAAGATTCATTCTTACTTTGCAAAAAAGTGATTTCTGGGATGGAAACTTCTTCAGCCAGTTCCTGAAACCGTTTAGAAAAGGACTTAAAAATTATTCGGGTATTCTTTCCGGAAAAAAGATCAGGGCATTATTAGAACCTTACTTAGGAGGTAAGGATATTTCTGAGATGCCTATCAAGATGGGAATTGCAGTTTCTAATCTCACCAAAGGCATCAGAGAATTAAAGACCGAAGGTAATATTGTAGATATGATCATGGCATCCATGACATTCCCTATTCTATTCGAAGTTCCAAACTTAAATGGAGAGGAATTTTTAGATGGTGGAGTTGCAGATGCAGAGCCTATCAAAGAATTTATCTTGGATCCAAGTATCAAAAGGATTGTGATCCATGATATTGAGAACCGCAAACCTGTTTCTGATAAAATACTGATGAGAGCTTTCGATTCTTGTGTGAGTGTGATCGCAAGTGAGACCCGAGATCTTAAAGAATTATTAGCAAAGAAGTACGGTAAAAAAATTATCAGAGTGGTAACCAATACTCCCTATCTTCATCCAAACAAAATGGAAAACGGAAGATTAGCTCTCGAGTTAGGAAGAAGGTCCGCTCATTTTATGAAGTCCCAAATATTGGGGGCCTAA
- a CDS encoding alpha/beta fold hydrolase, with protein MMIVGGSFYSCKSDSSQNAEAAALLASLDPSLAQASGNKGVSELEDSSGQIQNAFAQESDGSFTFDNTIKVTANDGVVLEASLFTPSTPSPTGKYPTVIFVNSWALNKYEYLVPAAKLAKKGYIVLSYSTRGFGASGGLIDTAGPKDRADLSKIIDWLLANTQTDLANIGISGISYGAGISLAGVSTEPRIKTAVAMSGWGNLKRSLYGNDTPRLIWGLLLVASSYITGKPDPIIAQNFGKLLQHTDIDSVTTWAADRSPETFVGQLNASAGKSVMISNNFEDFLFNPNAVLDYYSKITVPKKLLMNEGIHASAEIGGILGFSGTVWDNAYDWFDYWLKGVNNGIMDKPQVTFQKRFAGPRVTLPSWPSPTVSDKTFYLKPRGLFTNGEIGTSQNTTVTSTGILSGADTVASTGFPLLADILASHADIPVTTNLGLVSRVNGIVYQSSNLSSTVKIRGKMFWNGRISSSLGKANVNVYFYDVDKYGTATLITHGTSTIFDAGWYETKDMSIDLNAVAYDVPAGNKIAIAIDTFDSQYSVPTVLIYGLDVKHSKTPQSTLVIQSEN; from the coding sequence ATGATGATCGTAGGAGGATCTTTTTACTCTTGTAAAAGTGATTCTTCTCAAAATGCGGAAGCTGCAGCCCTCTTAGCTTCCTTAGATCCAAGCTTGGCTCAAGCTTCCGGAAACAAAGGTGTTTCCGAGTTAGAAGATTCAAGCGGCCAGATCCAAAATGCATTCGCGCAAGAGAGCGACGGAAGTTTCACTTTCGACAATACCATCAAGGTAACTGCAAACGACGGAGTTGTGTTAGAGGCTAGCCTTTTCACTCCTTCTACCCCTTCCCCTACCGGAAAATACCCAACAGTAATTTTCGTGAATAGCTGGGCGTTGAATAAATATGAGTATCTGGTTCCTGCTGCGAAACTCGCTAAAAAGGGATACATTGTTCTCTCTTATAGCACAAGAGGTTTCGGAGCTTCCGGAGGACTCATTGATACTGCTGGTCCAAAAGATAGAGCTGACTTAAGCAAAATTATCGATTGGTTACTTGCGAACACTCAAACCGATTTAGCTAACATAGGTATTTCAGGTATTTCTTATGGTGCCGGAATTTCCTTAGCAGGCGTAAGCACTGAGCCTAGAATTAAAACTGCTGTCGCAATGAGTGGTTGGGGAAATCTAAAACGTTCTCTTTATGGCAATGACACTCCTAGATTGATCTGGGGATTATTGCTTGTTGCTTCCAGTTATATCACAGGAAAACCTGATCCGATCATCGCGCAGAATTTCGGAAAACTTCTACAACATACGGATATTGATTCTGTTACCACATGGGCAGCAGATCGTTCTCCTGAAACTTTTGTAGGACAATTGAATGCTTCTGCAGGTAAGTCTGTAATGATCTCGAATAACTTCGAGGATTTCTTATTTAACCCGAATGCGGTTTTAGATTATTATTCTAAGATTACTGTTCCTAAAAAACTTTTAATGAACGAAGGAATTCATGCTTCCGCAGAAATCGGTGGCATCCTCGGTTTTTCCGGTACAGTATGGGACAACGCATACGATTGGTTCGATTATTGGTTGAAAGGAGTCAATAACGGGATCATGGACAAACCTCAGGTTACTTTCCAAAAACGTTTTGCGGGACCTAGAGTAACTCTTCCTTCTTGGCCTTCTCCAACTGTTTCTGATAAAACTTTTTATCTGAAACCAAGAGGTTTATTCACTAACGGAGAAATTGGAACAAGCCAAAACACTACTGTAACTAGCACAGGAATTCTTTCCGGAGCAGACACTGTTGCAAGCACTGGATTTCCTTTACTTGCGGATATTCTTGCTTCTCACGCGGATATTCCTGTAACAACCAATTTAGGTTTAGTAAGCAGAGTGAATGGAATCGTTTACCAATCTTCTAACCTTAGCTCTACAGTAAAGATCAGAGGTAAAATGTTCTGGAACGGAAGAATCTCTTCCAGCCTAGGAAAGGCTAACGTGAACGTTTACTTCTACGATGTAGATAAATACGGCACCGCTACTTTGATCACTCATGGTACATCTACTATTTTCGATGCTGGATGGTATGAAACAAAAGATATGTCTATCGATCTAAATGCGGTAGCTTATGATGTTCCTGCAGGAAATAAGATCGCGATTGCAATCGATACTTTCGATTCACAATACTCGGTGCCTACTGTGCTGATTTATGGTCTGGATGTGAAACACTCCAAAACCCCACAATCCACTTTAGTGATCCAATCGGAGAATTAA
- a CDS encoding anthranilate synthase component II, translated as MILLVDNYDSFTYNLYQYFSQIGNKVEVFRNDKIDLSEIKRLNPKGIILSPGPGRPEDSGVCIDILKELAGQLPILGVCLGHQAIGLVHGGKIVNAPNIMHGKVSLIEHDGKDIYKSLPSPFLATRYHSLVIQPESLPDVLEISSKTEDGIIMGVRHKTKPHLYGVQFHPESIMTQNGLELVRNFSRIVSEA; from the coding sequence ATGATCCTTCTCGTAGACAATTACGATTCTTTTACATACAATCTGTATCAGTATTTTTCGCAGATCGGCAATAAGGTAGAAGTTTTCCGCAATGATAAGATCGATCTAAGCGAGATCAAAAGATTAAATCCGAAAGGAATTATCTTAAGTCCAGGTCCAGGACGTCCTGAAGATTCAGGAGTTTGTATTGATATTTTAAAAGAACTGGCAGGACAATTACCGATCTTAGGTGTATGTTTAGGTCACCAAGCAATTGGCCTTGTCCATGGCGGAAAGATCGTAAACGCTCCAAATATCATGCACGGTAAAGTAAGCTTAATAGAACATGATGGTAAGGATATTTATAAATCCTTGCCTTCCCCATTTTTAGCTACTAGATATCATTCTCTTGTGATCCAGCCAGAAAGTCTTCCTGATGTATTAGAAATTTCCTCTAAGACGGAAGATGGGATTATCATGGGAGTGCGTCATAAAACAAAACCTCATTTATATGGAGTTCAATTCCATCCAGAGTCTATCATGACACAAAACGGATTGGAACTGGTGAGAAACTTTTCTCGAATCGTTTCAGAAGCATAA